A region from the Arachis ipaensis cultivar K30076 chromosome B01, Araip1.1, whole genome shotgun sequence genome encodes:
- the LOC107624701 gene encoding uncharacterized protein LOC107624701, producing the protein MDSPHSVVSPFKSLVLNEATEKHKHDDVFEVNGKEAVMSNGDEDSIGMLDVYIHQARDIQNICIYHKQDVYAKICLTSNPDDTVSTKTINGGGRNPVFNENLRVSVRTIDSSLKCEIWMLSRVKNYLEDQLLGFALVPLSEVLLVQDGKLEKEFSLSSTDLFHSPAGFVQLSLSYAGASPDVMAISTIPKEVGAQDSETGESLTRDLEKIEFPDPKIVNEDHLMASEYFGIPCEETQCSADSLATSDGENQSSEAGVRLVESFSACSVESVQLPPKVDSPPSSVSTNGVTSPVPASSESSEAAAANSKSPGQEQISSTKDAKNVDTIDGESDSSNGVLPSVSFPKPVVTVNLVPEPNLVQQDIVDMYNKSMQQFTESLAKMKLPMDIKTEATSSGNSSTEEKTPKSNNSRVFYGSRAFF; encoded by the coding sequence ATGGATTCACCACATTCTGTTGTGTCACCATTCAAGAGCTTGGTCTTGAATGAGGCTACTGAGAAGCACAAGCATGATGATGTATTTGAGGTGAATGGAAAAGAGGCTGTGATGTCAAATGGGGATGAAGATTCAATTGGCATGCTTGATGTATATATACACCAAGCTAGGGACATTCAGAACATCTGCATATACCATAAGCAAGATGTTTATGCCAAGATTTGTCTTACTTCTAACCCTGATGACACTGTTTCCACCAAGACCATCAATGGTGGAGGAAGGAACCCAGTGTTCAATGAGAATCTAAGGGTTAGTGTTAGGACTATTGATTCCTCACTCAAATGTGAGATTTGGATGCTTAGCAGGGTCAAGAATTACCTTGAGGACCAGTTGCTTGGTTTTGCTTTGGTGCCTTTGTCTGAGGTACTGCTAGTTCAGGATGGAAAATTGGAGAAAGAGTTCTCTCTTTCTTCAACTGATTTGTTCCATTCTCCGGCCGGTTTTGTTCAGTTGTCGCTTTCTTACGCTGGTGCTTCGCCAGATGTTATGGCGATTTCTACAATTCCTAAGGAGGTTGGAGCGCAGGACTCCGAGACGGGTGAGTCGCTGACGAGGGATTTGGAAAAGATTGAGTTCCCTGATCCTAAGATTGTGAATGAAGATCACTTGATGGCGTCGGAGTATTTCGGCATCCCCTGTGAGGAGACTCAGTGCTCTGCTGATAGCTTGGCAACTTCTGATGGTGAGAATCAGAGCTCTGAAGCGGGTGTTCGCCTCGTGGAAAGCTTCTCTGCTTGCAGTGTTGAGTCTGTTCAGCTTCCTCCCAAGGTTGATTCCCCACCCAGCAGTGTGTCAACAAATGGTGTCACCTCTCCTGTGCCTGCAAGCTCAGAATCATCTGAAGCTGCTGCTGCTAATTCCAAGTCTCCCGGTCAGGAACAAATTTCCAGCACCAAAGATGCTAAAAATGTGGATACTATAGATGGTGAGAGTGATTCCTCAAATGGGGTTCTTCCAAGTGTGTCATTCCCTAAGCCTGTTGTTACTGTGAACCTTGTCCCAGAACCGAATTTGGTGCAGCAGGATATAGTAGACATGTACAACAAAAGCATGCAGCAATTTACTGAGTCATTGGCCAAAATGAAGCTTCCTATGGACATAAAAACTGAGGCAACTAGTTCAGGGAATTCGAGCACTGAGGAGAAGACACCGAAGAGTAACAACTCGCGCGTATTTTATGGTAGCAGGGCTTTCTTCTGA
- the LOC107624734 gene encoding protein TORNADO 1 — MASNQNMKELQWALQSLKSESLNLECVSFYLSQPTSNCYQETEASININISKENLPLFSQILTTLAESRRTKCTLRNLEFHSVVWETEEVRKLGTLFGNSDNNQSIKQVLFRRNRFNGKSLSELCDILKTNRVIKEITFSESGIGAVGAGLIASALMVNHSLEELQIWDDSIGSRGAEELSKMIEVNPTLKLLTIFDSNAITATPLISAVLARNRTMEVHVWSGEKGERSSKVVEFVPENSTLRIYKLNLSGTCRVACALGMNLTVKSLDMTGVRLKSRCAKELRWVLEQNQTLKELNLSRTCLKNKGIVYVAAGLFKNRSLQTLHLTGNWFGGVGVEHLLCPLSRFSALQRQANITLKCVTFGGGRTKIGREGLAAITKMLTTNETLRQLGIHEDESLRPDDFVKIFKSLEKNASLKLLSLQGCKGVQGETLLQTMMETLQINPWIEDIDLSRTPLHNSGKTQGIYQRLGQNEKTEPEMDLLNSMPLTQPKSCRVFFCGQESAGKATLCNSISHNFSASALTYLDQVRTIVNPVEQAVKPAGMKIKTFKDEDTKISVWNLAGQHEFFSLHDLMFPGHGSASFFLVISSLFRKPGNKEPKSITEIEEDLQYWLRFIVSNSKRAVQQCMLPSVAVVLTHFDKINQPSHNLQHTVNSIQRLRDKFHGFVDFYPTIFTVDARSSASVSKLTHYIRKTSKTILERVPRVYQLCNDLIQILSDWRTENYNKPAMKWKEFGELCQAKVPALRIRSRNDNKGKVEIRRRAIATCLHHIGEVIYFEELGFLILDCEWFCGEALGQLVKLNVRKQYSSENNGFISRKELEKILRGSLQSPIPGMGSKVSENLEASDLVRMMLKLELCYEQDPSDPNSLLLFPSILEEGRGKTPRWQLSTLDCLYAGRHLECDDSSHMFLTPGFFPRLQVHLHNRVKTLNNQHGATYSLEKHLISIIINGIYIRVELGGQLGYYIDILACSTKNLTETLRVIQQLIIPAIQSLCHGITLTESIIRPECVRNLTPPRYRKTQSASVQLLKQALLSLSADSMYDYQHTWSPVLDSGRPILQAGFDLARDLLSDDDFREVLHRRYHDLYDLAQELQVPPENNPEGQDQSLALSNQAETVDPSFGGIAKGVEAVLHRLKIIEQEIRDLKQEIQGLRYYEHRLLLELHRKVNYLATYNVQVEERKVPNLFYFVQTENYSRRLITTMLSGMTALRLHMLCEFRGQMHVVEDQMGCEIMQVDNRAVQCLAPYMKKFMKLVTLALKIGAHLAAGMGEMIPDLSKEMAHLAGSSAFVGAAAAGAVGAAVLGRRNRAAEGSRDIQQDLRAAQQWVVDFLRERRCSTGKDIAEKFGLWRVRYRDNGQIAWICRRHMYARSAEIVEVPV; from the exons ATGGCTTCAAACCAGAACATGAAAGAGCTACAATGGGCACTTCAATCACTAAAATCCGAGTCCCTAAATCTTGAATGTGTTTCCTTCTATCTTTCCCAACCAACCTCAAACTGTTACCAAGAAACAGAAGCCTCCATAAACATAAACATCTCCAAAGAGAATCTCCCATTGTTCTCTCAAATCTTGACAACACTGGCTGAATCCAGAAGGACCAAATGCACATTGAGGAACCTTGAGTTTCATTCAGTTGTGTGGGAGACAGAAGAGGTAAGAAAACTTGGAACCCTTTTTGGGAACAGTGACAATAATCAAAGCATAAAGCAAGTTTTGTTTAGAAGAAACAGGTTCAATGGGAAAAGCCTCTCAGAGCTTTGTGATATTCTGAAGACAAATAGGGTGATCAAAGAGATTACGTTTTCGGAATCTGGGATTGGAGCAGTTGGAGCTGGACTAATTGCTTCTGCTCTCATGGTGAATCATAGTTTGGAGGAGCTTCAGATTTGGGATGATTCAATTGGTTCAAGGGGTGCTGAAGAGCTTTCAAAGATGATTGAAGTCAATCCAACTCTGAAATTGTTGACCATTTTCGACTCGAATGCCATCACTGCTACTCCTCTTATATCAGCTGTTTTGGCAAGGAACAGAACAATGGAGGTTCATGTTTGGAGTGGTGAAAAGGGGGAAAGAAGTTCAAAGGTTGTTGAGTTTGTTCCTGAGAATAGTACTCTAAGAATTtacaagcttaatctctctggcACTTGCCGCGTCGCCTGCGCCTTAGGAATGAACCTGACAGTGAAATCACTCGATATGACCGGAGTCCGGCTTAAGTCTCGGTGTGCTAAGGAGTTAAGGTGGGTTTTGGAACAAAACCAGACACTTAAAGAGCTCAATTTATCAAGAACTTGTCTTAAAAACAAGGGCATTGTGTATGTTGCGGCTGGACTCTTCAAGAACCggagtttgcagacattgcatcTAACAGGAAATTGGTTCGGCGGAGTAGGCGTGGAGCATCTGCTCTGCCCTTTGAGTAGATTTTCAGCCCTGCAAAGGCAAGCCAACATTACTTTGAAGTGTGTTACTTTTGGAGGTGGCAGAACAAAAATAG GTAGGGAAGGTTTAGCCGCTATAACAAAGATGCTAACAACAAACGAGACTCTCCGGCAGCTCGGGATTCATGAGGATGAGAGTTTGAGACCAGATGACTTTGTCAAAATCTTCAAGAGTTTGGAGAAGAATGCTAGTTTGAAACTCTTGTCTCTACAAGGCTGCAAAGGTGTTCAAGGAGAGACATTGCTGCAAACAATGATGGAGACACTACAGATAAATCCTTGGATTGAAGACATTGATCTCTCAAGAACACCTTTGCATAATTCTGGAAAGACTCAAGGAATTTATCAAAGATTGGGGCAGAATGAGAAGACTGAACCAGAAATGGATTTGCTCAACAGCATGCCGCTAACACAGCCCAAGAGTTGCAGAGTCTTCTTTTGTGGGCAAGAATCTGCAG GTAAGGCAACACTTTGTAATTCAATATCTCATAATTTCTCTGCTTCGGCATTAACCTACTTGGATCAAGTCAGAACAATAGTAAACCCAGTGGAGCAGGCTGTCAAACCAGCAGGGATGAAGATAAAAACTTTCAAGGATGAGGACACAAAGATTTCAGTATGGAATCTTGCCGGGCAGCATGAGTTTTTCTCCCTCCATGATCTTATGTTCCCAGGGCATGGTAGTGCATCATTTTTCCTTGTAATATCTAGTTTATTTAGGAAACCGGGTAACAAAGAACCAAAAAGCATAACAGAGATTGAAGAAGATCTGCAGTATTGGCTAAGGTTCATAGTTTCCAACTCAAAAAGAGCAGTACAACAATGCATGCTACCGAGTGTTGCTGTTGTTCTCACACACTTTGATAAGATCAATCAACCGTCACATAATTTGCAGCATACTGTCAATTCAATTCAGAGACTGAGAGACAAGTTCCATGGCTTTGTTGATTTCTATCCAACAATATTCACAGTTGATGCAAGATCTTCTGCATCTGTTAGTAAACTCACTCATTACATCAGAAAGACAAGCAAGACTATTCTAGAAAGGGTGCCGCGAGTTTATCAACTTTGCAATGATCTGATACAGATTTTATCAGACTGGAGAACTGAGAATTACAACAAGCCAGCAATGAAGTGGAAGGAATTTGGCGAGCTATGCCAAGCGAAAGTGCCGGCTTTGAGAATCCGGTCTAGAAATGATAACAAAGGGAAAGTGGAAATAAGGAGAAGAGCTATTGCTACTTGCCTTCATCACATTGGTGAGGTGATTTATTTTGAAGAGTTGGGGTTTCTAATATTAGATTGTGAGTGGTTTTGTGGCGAAGCACTTGGTCAGCTTGTAAAGTTAAATGTGAGGAAGCAATACTCCTCAGAAAACAATGGATTTATTAGCAGGAAGGAGCTGGAGAAAATCTTAAGAGGAAGTTTGCAGAGCCCCATTCCTGGTATGGGTTCAAAGGTATCTGAGAACTTAGAGGCTAGTGATCTTGTGAGAATGATGCTGAAACTCGAGTTGTGCTATGAACAAGATCCATCAGATCCAAATTCTCTGCTATTGTTTCCCTCCATTCTTGAAGAAGGAAGAGGGAAGACTCCGAGGTGGCAGCTAAGCACACTGGACTGCCTGTACGCAGGACGTCATCTTGAGTGTGACGATTCTAGTCACATGTTTCTAACTCCAGGATTCTTCCCTCGTTTGCAG GTGCACCTTCACAACAGAGTAAAGACTCTAAATAATCAACATGGAGCAACTTATAGCCTTGAGAAGCACCTCATCTCAATCATCATCAATGGAATTTACATAAGAGTAGAGCTTGGAGGACAATTGGGTTATTATATTGACATCCTTGCATGCTCCACCAAAAACTTGACAGAAACTTTAAGAGTCATTCAGCAGCTTATAATTCCAGCAATCCAAAGCCTTTGCCATGGGATCACCTTGACCGAAAGCATCATAAGGCCCGAATGTGTCCGAAACTTGACACCCCCTAGATACAGAAAAACACAATCTGCTTCCGTGCAGCTACTTAAACAAGCGCTTCTGTCTCTTTCTGCAGACAGCATGTATGATTATCAGCACACATGGAGTCCAGTCTTAGATTCTGGTAGGCCAATCCTCCAAGCTGGGTTTGATTTAGCACGAGACCTTTTATCGGATGATGACTTTCGAGAAGTGTTGCATCGGAGATATCATGATTTATATGACCTCGCTCAAGAATTGCAAGTACCACCTGAAAATAACCCAGAAGGACAAGATCAATCTTTGGCTTTGAGCAATCAAGCTGAAACAGTTGATCCAAGCTTTGGGGGAATTGCAAAAGGAGTTGAAGCAGTCTTACACAGGCTAAagattattgaacaagaaatCAGAGACTTGAAGCAGGAAATCCAGGGGCTGAGATATTATGAGCATAGGCTCCTCCTCGAACTTCATCGCAAAGTGAACTACCTAGCAACCTACAATGTGCAGGTTGAGGAGAGGAAAGTTCCAAACCTGTTCTATTTTGTTCAAACAGAAAACTATTCTAGAAGGTTGATCACTACCATGCTTTCTGGCATGACCGCACTACGGCTTCACATGTTATGTGAGTTCCGGGGACAAATGCATGTTGTTGAAGATCAGATGGGTTGCGAGATCATGCAAGTTGATAACAGGGCTGTGCAATGTTTGGCTCCATATATGAAGAAATTCATGAAGTTGGTAACTTTAGCGCTAAAGATAGGTGCGCATCTTGCGGCCGGAATGGGAGAAATGATACCGGACTTGAGCAAGGAAATGGCTCATTTGGCCGGCTCTTCAGCTTTTGTTGGGGCAGCTGCAGCTGGTGCTGTAGGGGCAGCTGTTCTCGGCCGTAGAAATAGGGCTGCAGAAGGCTCAAGGGACATTCAACAAGATTTAAGAGCAGCACAACAATGGGTGGTTGATTTCTTAAGGGAGAGGAGGTGCTCCACAGGGAAGGACATTGCAGAGAAGTTTGGACTATGGCGAGTTCGGTACAGGGATAATGGTCAGATTGCTTGGATCTGTAGGAGGCACATGTATGCAAGATCTGCAGAGATAGTTGAAGTGCCTGTTTGA